DNA from Roseimicrobium sp. ORNL1:
TTCTCCGTGGACTTCGGCTTGCCAAAGGGAATCAGATCCTCAGCGCCCCACACGGCACGGTGCAGCCACCCCGTCGTGTGGAACTGCATCATGATCGTCTTCGGAGGATTCTGCGGATCGAGGTAACAGTGCACAAAGATGCGACCGTTCTGTGGAATCACGAATTCCGCCCCACCGGTGAAAAAGTCCTGCTCCAGCCCCTTTGCGGCGCGCTTCAAGGCAGCTCCACCACTGAAGACCTGGCCACCTTCATTGGTGCTCACGATGCAGAGGGGAGCCCCCTTGGTCTCCGGCTTGGCGGCCGGAGGGAAACCATCTTCAAACCACACCACCTCGGATTCCTGCACGGGCGGCGGAGGCTGGATGCTCGCGGGATCCTGGTAGTCCATCTTCGTGATCGCCGTCTTGATGCGTTCCTGCACGCCGGCGAGTTTGCCGTCCAGTTCCTTCAGCTTCTTCTCCTGCGTCGCATTGGTAAGCTTCATGATGGGCGGTGTATCGATCTTGTTGCCGTCCATGGGAGGATCTGCCGCCGAGTTGAAGAAGGCGTACATCGAGTAGAACTCCTTCTGCGAAAGCGGGTCGAATTTGTGGTCGTGGCACACCGCGCATCCGGCAGTAAGGCCCATCCACACTTCCACCGCCGTTGCCGTGCGATCCACCGCATAGCGGAAGACGAACTCCTCATTGATGCTGCCACCCTCGCTGGTGGTCACGTTGCAGCGGTTGAAGCCGGAGGCGATGTCCTGCTCACGTGTGGGATTCGGCAGCAGGTCACCAGCGAGCTGCCAGCGCGTGAAGTCGTCGAAGTGCAGATTGTCATTGAAGGCCTTCACCACCCAGTCGCGGTAGGGCCACATGGAGCGTTCGTTGTCCAGGTGCAGACCGTGCGTGTCCGCATAGCGGGCGAGGTCCAGCCAATGGCGCCCCATGTGCTCGCCGTAGCGGGAGGACTTCAGAAGGCGGTCTACCACGCGCTCGTAAGCCTGCGGGGATTTGTCCGCGAGGAAGGCGTCCACCTCAGCAGGCGTGGGCGAGAGACCCGTGAGGTCCAGAGTCACCCGGCGGATGAGTGTTTCCTTGTCCGCCTCGGGGTTCTGCTTCAGGCCCTCGTCCGCGAGACGTGCGTTGATGAAGGCATCAATCGGATTTGTGATTGATGATTTTTGATTTTTGATTTGGGGAACGGGAGGCTGCTGCGGCGTGATGAAGCTCCAGTGTTGCTGGTACTCCGCGCCTTCTTCAATCCAGCGCTTCAAGATGTCGCGCTGTTGGGGCGTGAGTTTCTTGTGCGAATCCGGTGGCGGCATCAGGTCATCCGCATTGGTGGTGATGATGCGCTGCCACACGCTGCTGGCATCCGGGCTTCCTGGCTTGATGGGTTGCGCGCCGTCCTTGTCCGGCTTGTACGCGCCTTCGGAAACATCGAGCCGCAGATCGGCCTTTCGCTTCTTGGCATCGAAACCATGACACGCGAAGCAGTTGTCCGAGAGGATGGGCCTCACATCACGATTGAAGTTAATCTTCCCCGCGGCCCATGCGTGATGGGCCGGCACAAGGAGAGCAGTCAGCGCAAGGCATGACGTGAGCGGTGAGAGGAAGGTCTTCATGCGGTCAGCGTAGAAGGCGGATCGGAGCACCAGCGGTTACGAAGGAGACGCCCCCTCTCTTGCCTTTGGGTCGTGCGCAGAGGCGTCTGGAAAAGGATAGCACACCAGGCGAGGCAGCATTCTCCATGGGAGGAGACTCTCTTCTCGCTAGCCCCGCCTTGGCATCAGGGCACAAAAAAGCGAACCCGCTGGGTTGACTCTAGGAAAAAAACCCCCAAAACCTAGAGGACAATGATCAGCGGGTTCGCTTTGTAGGAAATTATGCCGTCCAATTCCTTCTGCAAAGAAAAATCGTTGGGGACCCGCAGGATTTTCTAACTTTTGCCCTAAATTGACTGTGCATCGTGATTACAACGTAAAATTTGGCCCCCTTTGGGTGGTCTTCTGTCTGGCATTTTTCGGTTTAACAGACGTCCGCGGGCAGGTTCCGAGTCAGGCCCGACAGCTCGTTGTGGCCGTCGCGCCGGACTGGGATTCCATGCGCGCCTCCCTCCAGTGCTGGGAGCGGGAATCGGCCACTTCTCCTTGGAAACCCGCCTTCAAATCGCCTTGGCCCGTGCTCCTGGGAAAGAAGGGAATGGCTTGGGGGCGAGGGGTTTCAACGCCCACAGATTCCTCGATCCCCTGGAAAATGGAAAAGGATGGCAAGGCGCCAGCCGGGGTTTTTGAGTTGGGCCGACTCCATGGTTATGCAGCGGGCCCTCCTCAGGGATCGGACTGGCCCTACCTTCAGGTTGGCCCTTATGACGCATGGGTGGATGATCCTCGTCTGCCCCACTACAACCAGCATGTCCGCGTGGATCCGGAGAACATTCCCTCGTGGTTCGAGAGCCAGCGCATGAGGCTGGGCGATGCCGCCTACAAGTGGCTGCTGGAAATTCGCCACAATACAAATCCTCCACAGCCTGGTTACGGCAGCGCCATTTTCTTCCACGTGCGCCGCGGCCCCGACCGTCCCAGCGCCGGCTGCACCACCATGGCAGTGGAGAATCTGGAAAACATGATCCGCTGGATTCGGGAGGAAAAACGCCCGTACTACGTGCTGCTTCCCAAGGCGGAGTATGACAAGGTTCGGAAGTCGTGGGGGCTGCCGTGACTTGAGTAGTCAGTAGTCGATGGTTGGCGAGAAACGTGTTTTCATTGTCAAAACACTCCCGACTCTTTCTGACGACTGACCCACTGCTTACTGCTTACTGCTTACTGCTTACTCACCCCCCATGCCCACCGTCACCTGCCCCACCTGCTTCGAGGAATTTGATGTCCCGGCGCCTTACATTACCGAGGTGCCTTGCACGGTGGACTATGATTGCGAGGTGTGTTGTCGTCCCATGAGCATCGACTTCTGGGAGGAGGACGGCGAGGTGGTGGCGCAGGCGAGTGGGCTGGCTGAGTAATTGCCAACTCCCTGGAAAGAGCAGATAATCCATCTTGTAGAGCCATCCGTACGGGCGGGTGGGCTTGCCACGTTTCGCCATCCTCTACTAGCATGCGCCCTCGCCATGACCCGGTTTCTCCGCAGCTATTTCCACACCGAGAGGGATGCCCTTCGCGGGGCGCTCTATCATACGGTGCGCGCGGGGCATCTCGTGGCGGACAAGGCTCACCACGTGGATCGCGAAACGCTTGCGGGGCATGAGCTGGTCTATTGCCTCCGTGGCGCCGGTTCCGTCCGCGTCGCTGGCAGGACCCATCGTGTGAAAGCTCGAGGGCTCTACTGGATCTCCTGCTGGCATCCCCATTCCTACCGCGCGGATGCCACGGATCCGTGGGAGCTCTACTGGGTGCGCATTGATGGCCCCGGTCTCGATGCCCTGGCGAAAATCCTGCGCATTTCCGATCTGCCGGTTTTTCCTGCACTGGATGATGCCGCAGTGAAGTCCTGCTTTGGCGACATCTTTGAAATCTTCGATGCACCCTCGCCGGCCAGCCCCGCGCGCATGCATGCGAGTCTCGCCCGTCTGCTGGCCATGCTCTACGAGAGCCGCTTCCGCGATGTGGCAGACATGGACGCGCTGACGTCCGTGCCGAGTGCCCTGGAGCGTCCGCTGGTGCGCATGCGTCAGCACTATGCAGACCCGCTGCGCCTCGCCGATCTCTCCGGGCTGGCGGGCATGAGCGTGAGTCATTTCATCCGCACGTTCAAGCGCAGCATGGGCACCAGCCCCATCGACTGGCTGCGTCGTGAGCGCATCAGTCAGGCAAAACGGCGTCTCATCGATACGGACGAGCCCGTGAAGGAAATCGCCCGGCAGTGCGGCTACCGCGATCCCTACTTCTTCAGCAAGGACTTCAAGAAGCTCACCGGCCTGCCGCCTTCCAGCTACCGTGAGCGCGAGCGTGGCGCTCGTCCGCCGGTGAGCTAGCCGAGGGTTTCGTCACGGCACCATCACCAGCATCTTCCACACCAGTCCCAGCAAGGCGCACACGCCGATGGTCTGGACGACTCCCGCCTTGAAGCGCGTCAGCGCGATGAAGGCGGCGATGGAAACCACCAGCACATACCAGTCGAATCCTCCGGTCGGCGGACGCAGCGCGTGCCAGGCGAACCACACGGCGAGATTCACGATCACGCCCACCACCGCAGCCGTGATGGCCGTGAGCATGATCGAGAGTGTGGGACGCGAGCGCAGGTGCTCCACATGCGGTCCGCCGAGGAAGACAAAAAGGAAGCAGGGCAGGAAGGTGGCCCACGTGGTGATGAGTGCGCCCAGGGTGCCTGCGACGAGCGGGCTCATTTCCCCAGGATGCTGCCAGGCACCGACAAAGCCCACGAATTGCAACACCATGATCAGCGGCCCTGGCGTGGTCTCCGCGAGGGCGAGGCCACTCATCATCTGCGGCTGCGTGAGCCAGCCATGATGCTCCACCGCCTGCTGCGCCACATATGGCAGCACCGCATAGGCACCGCCGAAGGTCATGAGCGCTGCCTTGCTGAAGAACACACCCTGCCGGAAAATCACACTCGCCCAGCCCTGCCACAGGCCCATGAGCAGAATGGGAATCCACCAGAGCGTGCAGGCGACCAGGGTGATCTTCAGCGTCCGCGCCCACGTGGCCTGCTTGCAGGGGGGGAGCTTGAGAAATCCCTTCTCGCTGTCGTCGTCTTCGTCGCCATGTGACTTGGTGGCGGGGAATTGGGTGGGTGAGATCCGCGAGCCAATCCAGCCAATCGCCGCAGCGGCGAGGATGATTAGCACAAAGGAAATCTTGAAGTAGAAGATGGCCACGAACGACGCGGCTGCCAGCAGCCACAGCGCAGGAGTCTTGAGCGCCTTTTTCCCGATGCGCAGCCCGGCACTGGCGATGATGGCAATCACAGCGGGCACGAGACCGTAGAAGATGGACTTCACCCAGCTCACATCCCCATGGCTCATGTACAGCCAGCTCAGCGCCCAGAGGATGAGGATGGAGGGCAGCACAAACAAACCACCCGCCGCGATGCCCCCGCGCGCGCCATGCAACCGCCAGCCCAGGTAGGTGGCGAGCTGCTGCGCCTCCGGTCCAGGAAGCAGCATGCAGAAATTCAACGCATGTAGAAAATGTGGCTCACTGATCCA
Protein-coding regions in this window:
- a CDS encoding helix-turn-helix domain-containing protein, translated to MTRFLRSYFHTERDALRGALYHTVRAGHLVADKAHHVDRETLAGHELVYCLRGAGSVRVAGRTHRVKARGLYWISCWHPHSYRADATDPWELYWVRIDGPGLDALAKILRISDLPVFPALDDAAVKSCFGDIFEIFDAPSPASPARMHASLARLLAMLYESRFRDVADMDALTSVPSALERPLVRMRQHYADPLRLADLSGLAGMSVSHFIRTFKRSMGTSPIDWLRRERISQAKRRLIDTDEPVKEIARQCGYRDPYFFSKDFKKLTGLPPSSYRERERGARPPVS
- a CDS encoding CPXCG motif-containing cysteine-rich protein, whose product is MPTVTCPTCFEEFDVPAPYITEVPCTVDYDCEVCCRPMSIDFWEEDGEVVAQASGLAE
- a CDS encoding L,D-transpeptidase family protein encodes the protein MAWGRGVSTPTDSSIPWKMEKDGKAPAGVFELGRLHGYAAGPPQGSDWPYLQVGPYDAWVDDPRLPHYNQHVRVDPENIPSWFESQRMRLGDAAYKWLLEIRHNTNPPQPGYGSAIFFHVRRGPDRPSAGCTTMAVENLENMIRWIREEKRPYYVLLPKAEYDKVRKSWGLP
- the chrA gene encoding chromate efflux transporter; translation: MPEIAPGPAFPTFREALQFWIKLGFISFGGPAGQIAIMHKELVEKRRWISEPHFLHALNFCMLLPGPEAQQLATYLGWRLHGARGGIAAGGLFVLPSILILWALSWLYMSHGDVSWVKSIFYGLVPAVIAIIASAGLRIGKKALKTPALWLLAAASFVAIFYFKISFVLIILAAAAIGWIGSRISPTQFPATKSHGDEDDDSEKGFLKLPPCKQATWARTLKITLVACTLWWIPILLMGLWQGWASVIFRQGVFFSKAALMTFGGAYAVLPYVAQQAVEHHGWLTQPQMMSGLALAETTPGPLIMVLQFVGFVGAWQHPGEMSPLVAGTLGALITTWATFLPCFLFVFLGGPHVEHLRSRPTLSIMLTAITAAVVGVIVNLAVWFAWHALRPPTGGFDWYVLVVSIAAFIALTRFKAGVVQTIGVCALLGLVWKMLVMVP
- a CDS encoding PSD1 and planctomycete cytochrome C domain-containing protein, translated to MKTFLSPLTSCLALTALLVPAHHAWAAGKINFNRDVRPILSDNCFACHGFDAKKRKADLRLDVSEGAYKPDKDGAQPIKPGSPDASSVWQRIITTNADDLMPPPDSHKKLTPQQRDILKRWIEEGAEYQQHWSFITPQQPPVPQIKNQKSSITNPIDAFINARLADEGLKQNPEADKETLIRRVTLDLTGLSPTPAEVDAFLADKSPQAYERVVDRLLKSSRYGEHMGRHWLDLARYADTHGLHLDNERSMWPYRDWVVKAFNDNLHFDDFTRWQLAGDLLPNPTREQDIASGFNRCNVTTSEGGSINEEFVFRYAVDRTATAVEVWMGLTAGCAVCHDHKFDPLSQKEFYSMYAFFNSAADPPMDGNKIDTPPIMKLTNATQEKKLKELDGKLAGVQERIKTAITKMDYQDPASIQPPPPVQESEVVWFEDGFPPAAKPETKGAPLCIVSTNEGGQVFSGGAALKRAAKGLEQDFFTGGAEFVIPQNGRIFVHCYLDPQNPPKTIMMQFHTTGWLHRAVWGAEDLIPFGKPKSTEKVSMGALPEVGKWVKLEIVADRLGLKPGTKINGYAFTQFDGTVYWDKLGVKSRVEPAKDPAWSFEVWSNQNQGRRVEALPEDLRNIVRGKKRAEWSEAEVKRIREFWLGNLYLGAQDLMAPMLAEKAPIEAEKKQVEATVPITFVMRDMETPRETFVMQRGQYDKPGDKVSRGVPAVLPPLAKKETGDYNRLDLANWLVSREHPLTSRVTVNRFWQQFFGIGLVKTSADFGSQGEPPSHPELLDWLSVTFMESGWDVKALVKTLVCSSTYKQSTKVTPALLAKDPENRLYARGPRFRLDAEILRDNALYVSGLMDPTMGGKGVKPYQPPNIWEPVGFGGSNTREYKQDSGNALYRRSLYTFLKRTAPPPFMTTFDAPNREQSCTRRERSNTPLQALQLMNDVQHFEAARQFAQRMLKEGGSTPSERITWAWRITTSRRPSAEELSLVQDALIQHLTKYYTNPEAALQSVTYGESKRDEKLNFSELAAYTMVANLLLNLDETVTKN